The DNA sequence CTACGAGGAGACCATCGAGTGGGAACGCCGGCAGCGCGAGACCTGCCGCCTGCTGCTCGAGTCGGTCGACGAGCTCGCGGCCGAGGAGGGGGACGACCCGGCCGAGGTGCGCGCCTCGATCCTGGAGATGGCGGCCACCATCGAGACGATCCTGCGCCGGGTGCTGGTGGTCGCGCAGCGCGCCGGCGGGGAGTGAGCGCCCCAGCCGGCGGCGGTCAGGCCTGCGGCGGCTCGTCCTCGCCGGCCGACTCGGCGGCCTCGGCGTCGGCCTTGGTGCGGTGCACGGTGTCCGGCGCGTGGTCCGGCGGCCCGTAGACGGTGAGCAGCCGCACCGGCCCGGACCCGCTGTTGGTGAAGTTGTGCTCCATGCCGGCAGGCACCACGACGAGGTCGCCGGCGCCGGCGTCGCTAGTCTCGCCGCCGACCTCGGCGCGGACCGAGCCCTCGGTGAAGATCAGCACCTGGTCGTTGTCGGGATGCACCTCGGCGCCGATGTCCTCGCCCGCCTGCAGGGTCATCGCGACGACCTGGGTGTGTCGTCCGGTCTGCAGCACGGTGCGGAAGTTGTCGTGCTCGGCGGCCGCGTCGCGCATGGTGATCTGGAACATACTTCGGGCCTACCCGGCGGTCCGGCCGACCGAACGTCGTACCCTCTGGCCCGTGGCAGACGCGCCGATCGGCATCTTCGACTCGGGGTTCGGCGGACTGACCGTCGCCCGGGCGGTGCTCGACCAGCTGCCGCACGAGCCGGTGCTCTACTACGGCGACACCGCGCGGCAGCCCTACGGGCCTCGGCCGATCGCGGAGGTCCGGGCCTTCGCCCTCGAGTCCCTGGACGAGCTGGTGGACCAGGGCGTCAAGATGCTGGTGATCGCGTGCAACAGCGCGAGCGCCGCAGTGCTGCACGACGCGCGGGAGCGCTACGCGGTCCCCGTCGTCGAGGTGATCCGGCCGGCCGTACGCCGCGCGGTCGCTGCGACGCGCAACGACCACGTCGGTGTGATCTCGACCGTGGCCACCAAGACCAGCCGGGCTTACGAGGACGCCTTCGCGGCGGCGCCGCACGTCACGGTCACCACCCGGGCATGCCCGCGCTTCGTCGAGTTCGTCGAGCAGGGCGTCACCGGTGGCGACGAGCTGATCAAGGTCGCGCATGAGTACCTCGACCCGGTGGCCGACGCGGGGGTGGACACGCTCATCCTGGGCTGCACGCACTACCCGCTGCTGAGTGCCGTCGTGTCCTACGTCATGGGGGACGGCGTCACGCTGGTCTCCTCCGCGGACGAGACCGCGAAGGACGTCTACCGGACACTGGTCGCCCAGGGGCTCGAGCGCCCCGACGGGCTGCCGGAGCCGGAGCACCGCTTCCTGACCACCGGCGACCCGCGGGTCTTCCGGGAGCTGAGCCGGCGCTTCCTCGGGCCGGAGGCCGGCGGCGTCGAGGCGGTCGCATGACGAGCAGGGGGGCTCGATGAAGGTCACCGTGGTCGGGTGCGCAGGGTCCTTCCCCGGGCCGGACACGTCGTCGTCCTGCTACCTGGTGCAGGCCGAGGGCTTCACGGTCGTGCTCGACCTGGGCAACGGCTCGCTGGGCCAGCTGCAGCGCTACTGCACGGTCGCCGACGTCGACGCGGTCCTGCTCAGCCACCTGCACGCCGACCACTGCATGGACGTCCTCCCGCTCTACGTCGCCCGGACGTACGACCCGACGGGCCGGCACCCGGTGCTCCCGGTGCACGCCCCGGCGGGGGCCGAAGCCCATCTGAGCCAGGCCTACGGCCGGGTCGACGCTCCAGGGCTGGGCACCTGCTTCGCCTTCACCGAGTGGAGCGCGGGCACCCACCGGGTCGGCCCCTTCGAGATCACGGCGGCCCGCGTCGCGCACCCGGTCGAGACCTGGGGCCTACGGATCTCGCACGATGGCAGGTCGCTGGTCTACTCCGCCGACACCGGCCCGTGCGATGCCCTCGTCGACCTGAGCCGGGGGGCGGACCTGGCACTGTTCGAGTCGTCGTTCGAGGCCGGGCGCGACCGGTCGGCCCCCGGTGATCTTCACATGACCGGCGGCCAGGCAGGCGAGCAGGCGGCCGCCGCCGGCGTACGCCGGCTGGTGCTCACCCACCTGCCGCCGTGGAACGACCCGGCAGTGTCGCTCGCCGCCGGGCGAGCCGCCTTCGACGGCCAGGTCGAGGTCGCGCGGCCCGGTGCGACCTACGAGCTGTGAGACCCGGCGCTTAGGGTCGTCGCCATGGCACGCACCGACGGCCGCACGTCCGGCCAGCTCCGTCCGGTCACCTTCACCCGCGGGTGGCTCGACCACGCCGAGGGCTCCGTCCTCGTGGAGTACGGCCGCACCCGGGTGCTGTGCGCCGCCTCGGTCACCCAGGGCGTCCCCCGCTGGCGCAAGGGCGGCGGCCTGGGCTGGGTGACGGCGGAGTACGCGATGCTCCCGCGCTCGACCAACACCCGCTCGGACCGCGAGTCGGTCAAGGGCCGGATCGGCGGCCGCACCCACGAGATCTCCCGGCTGGTCGGCCGGTCGCTGCGCGCGGTCGTCGACCACAAGGCGCTCGGCGAGAACACGATCGTGCTCGACTGCGACGTGCTGCAGGCCGACGGCGGCACCCGCACCGCCGCGATCACCGGGGCGTACGTCGCGCTCGTCGACGCCGTGGGCCACCTCCGGCGCGCGGGAGCCCTCGC is a window from the Actinomycetes bacterium genome containing:
- a CDS encoding cupin domain-containing protein, translated to MFQITMRDAAAEHDNFRTVLQTGRHTQVVAMTLQAGEDIGAEVHPDNDQVLIFTEGSVRAEVGGETSDAGAGDLVVVPAGMEHNFTNSGSGPVRLLTVYGPPDHAPDTVHRTKADAEAAESAGEDEPPQA
- the murI gene encoding glutamate racemase, with translation MADAPIGIFDSGFGGLTVARAVLDQLPHEPVLYYGDTARQPYGPRPIAEVRAFALESLDELVDQGVKMLVIACNSASAAVLHDARERYAVPVVEVIRPAVRRAVAATRNDHVGVISTVATKTSRAYEDAFAAAPHVTVTTRACPRFVEFVEQGVTGGDELIKVAHEYLDPVADAGVDTLILGCTHYPLLSAVVSYVMGDGVTLVSSADETAKDVYRTLVAQGLERPDGLPEPEHRFLTTGDPRVFRELSRRFLGPEAGGVEAVA
- a CDS encoding MBL fold metallo-hydrolase encodes the protein MKVTVVGCAGSFPGPDTSSSCYLVQAEGFTVVLDLGNGSLGQLQRYCTVADVDAVLLSHLHADHCMDVLPLYVARTYDPTGRHPVLPVHAPAGAEAHLSQAYGRVDAPGLGTCFAFTEWSAGTHRVGPFEITAARVAHPVETWGLRISHDGRSLVYSADTGPCDALVDLSRGADLALFESSFEAGRDRSAPGDLHMTGGQAGEQAAAAGVRRLVLTHLPPWNDPAVSLAAGRAAFDGQVEVARPGATYEL
- the rph gene encoding ribonuclease PH, with product MARTDGRTSGQLRPVTFTRGWLDHAEGSVLVEYGRTRVLCAASVTQGVPRWRKGGGLGWVTAEYAMLPRSTNTRSDRESVKGRIGGRTHEISRLVGRSLRAVVDHKALGENTIVLDCDVLQADGGTRTAAITGAYVALVDAVGHLRRAGALAGEPLTGSVAAVSVGIVDGEPMLDLCYEEDVRAETDMNVVMTGDGAFVEVQGTAEAAPFDRGLLDRLLDLATAGCAELTAAQQKALSG